Below is a window of Cytobacillus firmus DNA.
AATAAAATAGGCCCTTTTTTCAAAGCTTCTGTTTTTTTGTTTATGAAGTCAGCCCGTTGATTCCGCTCCACGCACGCAGCGAACCCGCGGGGAGGAATGTGAGCCTCCTCAGCTTCGCTTGGGGGGTCTCACACTTCTCTCTCCTCCCGCATGACATTGAATAAGCTTCCTCGAATGAACACCGAACGAAGGAAATGGCGTCAGCATTTTCGAGTATCAAGTGCCTTCCGCTCAATCAACTCAGAGGTCTAATTTAATTACATATCCAAAAAATAGAAACTTAACTTTACGAATATAACAAAAAAAAGACCCCAAAAGGGTCCTTATTTATTCTTGTTCTTTAGGTGAATATGGATTGGTTCCGATGTTTTTTCTCATTTCATCTGTTAGTTCAAAAGGAATGCTTGAAGTTGCTTCATCGTCTGTTTCGTAGTTCATTTGTACGCTTCCATCAAAATGAAATGGTTTGTTTTCCATGCTAAGATCACCTCTAACTTTATTGTTTTTATTACATTATATACTAAAAAGGACCTATTTTTTCAGAAAAATAAAAATTATTTATTTATTTTCCTGTACCTATTGTTCCCGAATATACCCTGGTTTATTTATTGATAATAAAAAAGCATTATTCCCGCGCGGAAATAATGCTCATATATATCAAGGTGTTTTTTTCTTAATTTCGACAAGCTTAATTCTGTTGTCTACAATTGATTTTATTTCAAAATGCAGATGATGGTATTCGAATGTTTCCCCTTCTTCAGGAAAATGACTCAGTTCTTTTAGTAAAAATCCTGCAAGGATGTCTTCCTCTTCGGGGATTTTTGTTTTAAAGACTTCATTGATTCTGCGGATTGCCAGTTTGCCGTGAACAATAATGTGGTTTTCCGTTAATTCGTCGATCAGGACTTCCGCATTTTCATCCGTTTCATCTTCAATTTCCTGGCCAAGCATCGCTTCAAGAATATCCTCATGTGTGATGATGCCTTTTGTCCCGCCATATTCATCAAGAACAATGGCAAGGTGCTTCCTTTCTTTCATCATCATTTTGAACACCCTGTCAATGCTATGAAATTCATATACAAATAAAGGCTCTAAATCAGTAAAATCCTTTAAGGACTTCTCAGGCTGATTGGACCAGGAGAGCAAAAGCTTAGCATGGAAAACCCCGACAATATTATCCATATTATCTTTATACACCGGATACCTTGTAAAACGATTATCCAACACTATATTCTTTGCTTCTTCCATCGTTGCTTCAAATGGAATGCCTTCAATTTCCATTCGCGGCGTTTTTAGCGCATCGCTGACATCTAAATTATAAAAATCAATGATCCCTTTAATTCGCTGTGTTTCTTCTTCATGGAAGGTTCCTTCGCTGGCAGCAATATCAACCATGGTGATGAGCTCTTCTTTGGATACGGATACAGCTTCTCCATTATTTTTTGAAAGAAATTTAATAATTCCCCTCGTAAACCTGGATATTAGAAAAGTGACCGGCTTTAAAATCAGCATAAGAATTCGAATGATCGGAAATACAATATAAGCAATTTTGTCGGAAAAGCTTGCTGCGATGGATTTTGGCAGAACTTCCGCAAATAAAATTAATGCTACAGTCAGAATTCCCGTTGCCACCCCTACATTGAAATCATAATCAAGCGCAATTATGGTAACCAGTGTAGGCAGCATGATATTAGCAATGTTATTGCCAATCAAAATGGATGTAATCATCTCATCAGGCTTTGACACCACATCCAAAATTCTTTGTGCTTTCTTATCATTATTATCTGCTCTGGATTTTAATTTCATTTTGTTAACAGCAGTTAATGCAGTCTCACTTCCTGACAGGAAAAAGGACATGAACATAAAAAACAAAATAGCAATGAACAAAGTTGATTTCCTCCAATATTAATCCATTTTTAATTGTTTTTACCCGATTGACATCCGAAAAAACGGAGCTGGGCAATTTTGTCTGCTAAACCATCATTATAAAGTAATTGGAATTATATCGAAAATTTAAAGCATTTACTCAATCTGCTCTTTTCATTTGCTTTCAATAAAGTGAAACTTCAATCAGTGGGGGTATCCTTATCCCCCACTGATTGTTAGTTGAACCAATCGGGCCTTTACGGGCAGTTTGACCCCCGCTTATCCTCCTTTGATTCCTCTGAGTCTTGAAGTGGGGGTCTTACTGCCCGTTAGACTGCGATAAAATATCTCTCTTTGTCCATAATAAACATGATTAAGTAACTTGAAGGAAGATGAGAAGGATATGCGCAAGCTGATTTTGCTGCTTTGCAGCTTCCTGTTTATTATCCCGTCAGATGCATGGGGAGATACGGCAGAAAACCATTTGCAGGCAGCTTTTATACGAAATGGCTATTTGTGGATCAAGACCGGAGCGGCTGAAGAACAGATTACTGCGGAACCTGGAAATTTCACAAATACGCCAAAGTGGTCCTATGATGGCCAATGGCTCCTATACGAAAAAAAATTGCAGGAACCCCAATCGCCTGATATGGAAAACAGCACAGAGATATGGGTATACAATGTAAAGTCAAAGAAGCATAAAAGGATTTTTCAAGGGGGCGGGAATGCCAAATGGGCACCTTCCGATTACAGGATTGCTTTCACCAGCAACGGAGTCTTAAACATATCCGATCTGGATCAATTCTATAATATCGCTTTAGGAGTAGATGATTATAATTGGTATCCTGACGGAAAAAGATTTATTTTATCTTCAAGCGCCGTCTTAAAGCCGGATGGCTGGACCAGCCCCATTCTATATAAGGTTCAACTGCCGGAAAAACTTGAAAATATGAACTTGACTCAG
It encodes the following:
- a CDS encoding CNNM domain-containing protein, with the translated sequence MFIAILFFMFMSFFLSGSETALTAVNKMKLKSRADNNDKKAQRILDVVSKPDEMITSILIGNNIANIMLPTLVTIIALDYDFNVGVATGILTVALILFAEVLPKSIAASFSDKIAYIVFPIIRILMLILKPVTFLISRFTRGIIKFLSKNNGEAVSVSKEELITMVDIAASEGTFHEEETQRIKGIIDFYNLDVSDALKTPRMEIEGIPFEATMEEAKNIVLDNRFTRYPVYKDNMDNIVGVFHAKLLLSWSNQPEKSLKDFTDLEPLFVYEFHSIDRVFKMMMKERKHLAIVLDEYGGTKGIITHEDILEAMLGQEIEDETDENAEVLIDELTENHIIVHGKLAIRRINEVFKTKIPEEEDILAGFLLKELSHFPEEGETFEYHHLHFEIKSIVDNRIKLVEIKKKTP